CACCACGGCCGCCAACTTCATCTCGGCCAATCCGCACTTCTGCAAGTCGGCGCTGGCGCGGTATCGACCCGCCGACTTCATCGACATGGTCGACCGCCACGGCATCGCGTGGCATGAGAAGGAGCTGGGGCAGCTGTTCTGCGACGAGTCCTCGAAGCAGATCGTGCGCATGCTGCTCGACGAATGCGGCGATGCCGGGGTCTCGATCGAGACCGGCTGCGACGTGCACGCGGTGACGCGGGAGGGGGACGGCTTCCTCGTCGACACCGCCCGCGGGCGGGTCGCGGCGGCGTCGCTGGTGGTGGCGAGCGGCGGACTGTCGATCCCGAGCCTGGGCGGCAGCGGCTTCGGGTATGCGCTGGCGAAACAGTTCGGCAACGCGGTGCTACCGACGCGCGCAGGCCTGGTGCCGCTGGTGCTCACCGGCAGCCACGCGGAGCGCCTGGAAGGGCTCAGTGGCGTCGCGCTCGAGGTCGAGGCCGTCGCGCGCGGCCCGTGCTTCCGCAACGCGATGCTGGTCACCCATCGCGGGCTCAGCGGGCCGGCGATGCTGCAGGTGTCCTCGTACTGGGAACCGGGCCAGCCGCTGGCGATCGACCTGCTGCCCGGCTTGGACGCCCTGGAATTCCTGCGCGCGCAGCGCGCGGCGCGTCCTGCGAGCGAACTGCGCACCGTGCTGGCCGAACGCATGCCCAAGCGCTTCGCGCAGCGGCTGTGCGAGCACTGGCTGGGGGACCGGCCGCTGCGCCAGTTCGACGAGCCGATGCTGGCGCGCGCGGCCGCCGCGCTGTCGGCGTGGCCGGTGGTGGCCAGCGGGACCGAGGGCTACCGCACCGCGGAAGTCACGCTCGGCGGCGTCGACACCGACGGGCTGTCATCGACGACGATGATGTCGCGCAGCGTGCCGGGCCTGTATTTCATCGGCGAAGTGGTCGACGTCACCGGCTGGCTGGGCGGCTACAACTTCCAGTGGGCCTGGGCCTCGGGCCACGCGGCGGGCACGGTGGCCTGACTCAGCGCGCGGCTTCGTAGCTCGTCGCGGCGCACAGCCGGGTATCGGTGGCGGTGGCGGCGGGAATGCCGTCGCCCTGCAGCGCGAGCAGCTTGACGACGCGGATGCCGGCCTCCTCGTAGCTGGCCAGCGCCAGGAAGCCGGTCTTCATGCTGCCGCAGAAGCCCTGGCCGTCGGCGCGCACTTCGTCCAGCACGCGCCGCAGCTCCACCGGCTGGCCGGCGTCGATGCTCATCATGTCGGCGTAGCGCTCGCCGGCGCTGTATTCGTCGCCACCGCGCACGATGGCCATGCGCTCGGTGACGAAGGCCGCGCCGTTCTCGCCGGTGATCCGCGAGTCGCCGATGTCCAGCGCGCCGGTCATCGCGGTGGAGACGCGGTCGGCCGGCACGAAGCGGCCGATGGCCACTGGCTGCAGGGTGGGCGGCGCGGCGCGCTCGGTCGGCGCCTTGCCGGGATCGGGCTCAAGCGAATTGCGCGGCGACGGCGTCGGCGCGCTGGTCGCGGGCGGCTGGTCCTGGCCGGCGGCGGGCACGTCGTCGCGCGCGCAGCCGGCGGACACGAGGCAGCCGAGCGCGAGCACGGCGATGGCGAAGCGGTCGAGCAGTTCCAAGCGGGAGTCCGGGGGGCGTCGGGTGCGCGCCGATGATAAGCGCTCGGCGACCACCGCGCGTCAGGGGTCGACCCGGGGTTGCGGAGCCGTGGGAAGTTCGGGCGTGGTCTCGCTGAGGATGCGCAGGCTCTCTTCGGCGCGCCGGCGCCGCGCGTCCGCGGCTTCGGGATCTTCGTCGTCCGCTTCCGCCCCACCCTGCGCGGCGCGCAGCGGAGCGCCGGGGAACGGCTGCATCGGGCCGCCGCCCGCGGACGCGCCGTTACCCGGCCTGCACTCGCCCAGCAGCGCGCCGGCCGAGACCTGGTCGCCCGCGACTTCCTGCACGCGGACCGCGAGGCCGGCCACGTCGCCGTGCGTGCCGAGGCGGCGGCAGGCCTCGGCGATGGTCGCGTGCCCGGTGCCGCGCGACGCCATCACCAGCAGCATGGTCATGCGGTCCACCCAGCCCGCCGCGCGCACGCCGGGAATGTCGGCGACGTCGCGGCGCGCGGCCTCGCGGCGGATCGCGCTGCCCCGGTCGGCCAGAAGGACCTGGCGATGCACCTCGGCCCCGAGGTCGGCCAGCCGCGCGACGGCCGCCGCGCCGTCGCCGGCCCGTGCGTCGCGGTCGATGGCGTCGAGCCCGGCGGCCGCGTCGCCGTCGGGGTTGTCCGCGTCGCCGTCGGGGTTGCCCGCATCACCAGCCGGTTTCGCGACCAGCGGCGCTCCGGCCTCGGTGCTCCCGGCCGGAATGACCTGGGCCGACATGCTCTCGACCGCTCCGTCGACTGCACGACGGTTTGCATCCGCGCCCGGGCGCAGCCAGTCGCGCACATGCTGGTAGCCGAACCACGGCAGCACCAGCACCAGCACGGCCAGCAGCCAGAAGGCCCGTCTTGCGTTGCGCCGCCTGCGCAGGGCGGAGCGGTCCGGCCAGTAGGGTGTCCTGCCCGGCCGGCTCGGGCTCACGTCCCGGCCCGCCCCAGCAGCACCACCGGCAGCGCCACGAGCAGCAGCAGGCCGACGATGCCCAGCAGTACCGCAAGCACCCGCAGCGGCTCGCGGCGGAACATGTCGGCAAACGTGTCCGCGCTGCCGTCCTCCACCGCCTGGGCATGTTCGGCGCGCGCGCGCGACTGGCGGGCCGCCTGGTAGTCGTCCATCAGTCGCCGCGCCTGCGGGTAATCGGCGTCCTCGGACACCCAGATGCCGCCGTAGGAGATGCCCCAGCGGCTGGGCCTGGTCTCGTGGAAGGCGATGGCGTGCGCACGCAGGAAGCCGCGGACCTCGTCCGCCTCGTCCTCGGGCACCATCCGCATGTTGAGCAGGAGCTTCGCCATCGTGCACAGGATACCCGCGGCCCATGGCAGGCGCGCGAGCCCTGCGTCGCAGGTCGGTCCTGTCGTCGCTCGTCAGTCCCGCCCGCCCAGGGCGCGGCGCAGGTTGGCGCGGGCCGCGGCGTCCAGGCGCGCGTGGAAGAAGTCGCCGAGATAGATGCGTTCACGGCGCAGCAGGCCGCGCAGTAAGCGCCGCCGGTTGATCCGGTACAGCCAGCCGGGCACGGCGTCGCGGTATTCCTCCGCGATCGCGCGGTCGTAGGCGTCGAAGGCGGCGGCATCGGCGCCGAGGATGGCCATGTCGCAGTCGAGGAAGTTACGGCGGTCGTTGCCGTCTGGGCCGTCGCCGAGCGCCTCCGGCGACAGCGCGCCATGGCGGGCGGTCAGCTCGATCAGGTCGACGACATGTGCCACGTCCAGGCCCGCGTCGGGCAGCCAGCGCGCGATGCCCTGCGCCGCCAGTTCGGCCGATCGCGCCTCGTTGTCGCGGCGGCCGGGCTGGTAGACGGCGTCGTGATAGAGCATCGCCAGCCAGGCCTCGCGCGGACGCGCCCAGCCCGGACCGGCGGCGACCTCGTCGAAGTGGCCCAGCAGCGCTTCCACGTGGCCGAAATGGTGGTAGGCGCGCGGGGGCGTGGCGTAGGCGGCGCGCAGCGCGTCGAACATGCCGGCGGGCAGCGCGATCAGTTCGCGCACGGCCCTGCCCCGCGACGGCGCAGCGCCTGCGCGATGCGTTCGATGGCGACGGCCAGCTCGCGCCGGGCCTCGCCGGTGAGCGCCGCGTCGACGGCGGCGATGCAGGCGTCGCCGCCATCGGGAGCCGCCCCGGTCCAGGCGAAGGCGACGCGGTTGCTCATCTTCTCCTCCTCGACGACCAGCACCCGGTCCGCGCCGAAGGCATCGCGCAGCCGCCGGATGCGCGGCTCCGGGTCATCGCCGTGCAGGTTGCTGGCCATGACGCCGCCGGGCACCAGCGCGTCGCGACAGGCGGCGTGGAAGGCCGGCGTCGACAGCGCGGGTGGAATGCCCGCGGCGTCGTAGCCGTCCACCAGCAGCACCTCGTAGCGCCCGGGCCTGGCCGCGATGAAGCGGGCGCCATCGTCGAGCACGACCTCGAGGCGCGCGTGGTCGTCCGGGATGCCGAAGTCCCGGCGCAGCGCGATCACGCCGGGATGGTTTTCCACGACCTCGAGCCGTGCCTGCGCGACGTGGCGATGCAGGAACTTGACCTGCGACCCGCCGCCGAGCCCGACGATGCCGATCCGCGCCGGTCGCGGCTGCCACAGCAGCGCCGCCAGCATGCTCCGCGTGTAGTCCACCAGCAGGCGGTCGGGATCGCCGGCGGCCATTCGGCTCTGGGTCTGGCCGCGCACGAACTGCAACGAGACGTAGCCGCGATGGCGGCGCAGGCGCGCAGGCGGCAGCGGAAGCCCGGTCGGATCCACCGCGGGCCCACCGCGCAGGCGGGCGAGCACGCCCTGGAGCCAGCCGGGTCCCTGTCCCTTGATCGCCACCCGGTTCTCCCGTCGCATCCGGACGCGAAGCCTAGCAGCGCCGCCTCAGCGCAGCTGGCTGTCCTTGCTGCCGCGGCGGTTGTAGCCGGCGTGCCCGGCCTCCTCCTCGTCGAGCGCCTCCTGGCAGGCCACGCACAGCCGCACGCCGGGCACCGCCTTGCGGCGTGCCTCGGGGATGGGGGTCTCGCACTCCTCGCACGCGGCGCGCCCCGGACCGGTCCCGAGGCGGCTGCGCGCGCGCTCGATGGCGTCCTTCACCGTCGCGTCGATCTGGTCCTGCACGGCGCCGTCGCCTGCCCAGCCGGTGGCCATGGTCTGCTCCTGCACGTCACGGTGGCTCCAGCTTCGGTTATCGGGGCGGTGGATGGCGTGCACAAGTGCGGCGTCCGGGCAGGCCGGCCGCGACGTCCCGCAGGCGCAGCCTTCACCGCGGCATGCGAGCATTGATCCATGCGCACCCGCCTTTCCGGACCCCTCGCCGCCCTCCTGTTCACACTCGCCCTGGGCGTCGGGGCCGCGTCGGCCCAGGACGCCGCGCCACCGGCTGGACTGCCCGATGCGGCCGGCCTGCGTGATGCGGCCGGACTGCCCGATGCGGCTGGACTGCCCGATGCGGGTGATCCTCTCGACACGGCTGAAGCCGTGTCCGGAGACCTGCTGGAGAGCCGCCGCCTGGCCCAGCGCCTGCAGGACACGGGCCTGGCCGACGTTTCGGTCACCGTGCGCGACGGCGTGGCCGAGCTCCAGGGCGTGGTCCTGGCGCCGGAGGACCGCGAACGTGCCGCGCAGGTGGCCGCCCAGCAGCCGGGCATCGCCCGCGTCGACAACCGCGTCGTCCTCAGCACGCGCTTCACCGACCGCGTCGCCACCGCCTCGGAACTGGCACTGGACAAGGTGACCCGGCTGCTCGCCGCCCTGCCCCTGCTGCTGGTCGCGATCGCCGTCGTGGCCCTGGCCTGGTGGTTCGGCAAGTGGCTGGGCCGTCGCCTGGGCGCCCGCATCGCGCGCCGCAACTGGCAGTCGGAGAATCCGTTCTTCGCCAGCCTGGTGCAGCAGCTGGTGCAGTGGCTGGTCCTGCTGGGCGGCGTGCTGGTCGCGCTCGACCTGCTCGGCGCAACCGCGCTGGTGGGCGCGGTGATGGGTTCGGCCGGCGTGATCGGCCTCGCGCTGGGCTTCGCCTTCAAGGACATCGCCGAGAACTACGTCGCCGGCGTGCTGCTCAGCATCCGCCGTCCGTTCGCGCCGGGCGAGCTGCTGCGCATCGACAATGCGCACGAAGGCAAGGTCGCGGCCCTGACCTCGCGCGCCACCGTCCTGGTGACCCACGATGGCAACCGGCTGACGCTTCCCAATGCGCTGGTGTTCAAGTCGGTGGTGCTGAATTTCTCCAGCAATCCGAAGCGGCGCCTCGAGTTCACCATCCCGCTCGACGTCGAGGAATCGATCCGCCACGTGCAGGAGATCGCGCTCGACGCGATCCGTGCGATCGACGGCGTGGCCAGCGATCCCGGTCCGTCATGGACCGTCGATGCCTATGACGCCGGCGGCATCACGCTGCGCTTCTTCGCCTGGGTCGACCAGCGCCAGTGCGACCTCGGCAAGGTGCGCAGCGAGGCGATCCACGCCGTGCGCACGGGCCTGGCCGACGCGGGCGTGCGGACGCCGCGCAACATCCAGTACACGACCGAGCTCGTGGACGGCGCAGCGCCGGCGCCGCACCCGCACCCGCACCCGCATCCGCGCGAGGCCGCGGCCGACATGTCGGTCAACCGCGACCTCGACGCGCACCTGGTGGCCGAGCAGCGGGCCCACGCGAGCGAAGACCTGCTTCCCGAAGACGAGCCCGTGGTCGAGCCTTCGCCGCGCTGATTCGGATTATTCCTACCCCGGAAACGCGAAGTCGCCGACGGGCGACCGGACGGTGGTGGCGCAAGCTTGGGACGCCCCGGCAGCACGGCCCTGCACCGGTCACGGATGCCGCTCAGCAACGGAAACGGCCGCGACCTTGAGCAAGTCGTGAAGCTGGGCCGGGGCTCCCCCAACATCGAGGCACGCCCATGGTCGAGATCAAGCAGCTTGCGGCCGGCTTCCAGGTCTGCGGCGCGACGTTCGACGAGGTCTTCCACAGCCGGTTCAAGGCGACCATGGCGGCCCACGCGGTCGCGCTCGGCGACGCCACGGCCAGCGGGCGCCCTGTGGCGATCATCCTGCCCAGCGACTGGGGCGACACCATCCTGGTCGAACCCGGCCGGGTGGCGCCAAGGGCGGTCCCCGCCGACACCCTGGCTGCGGCTCGCGGCTGAGGCTGCGGGCGCGTTCGCCGACGCGCCCGGCTCGCCTCAGCCTTGCGACGGCCGCGGCGGCGGCATGTCCGCCGGACGCGCACACCCGCGCGTCGGGCCCACGCCGTCGACGACCAGTTCGCCCGAGTAGGGAAAAACCGCGCCCGACATGCTGTCCTGACAGGGACCGGGGGCGAGCCGGACCTCGATCGTCCCGGCGCCGTCGCGGGCATGGACCACGCGCGTGCCGTCACCGGGCTCCTCGCGCTCGATCGCGAAGCGCCGGCCCGCGACTTCGGGTCCGTCAAGCACCACCGCGCTGTCTTCCACGCGGGCCTGCCAGAACGGCTCGTTGGTCGACACCACGAAGGCCGGCGGGAGCACCGTCGTGGGCGTCGCGTCGGGCGTGACCGGCGACGCGACGTGAGCCCCGGCGGCAGGCCCGGCGGGCCCCGATGGTGCGCGCTCGCAGCCCCCGAGTACGAGCGCCGCGAGCAGGCAGGTCAGGACGGGTCCGCGCTTCATGGTTGCCTCTCACGGTTCGGATCTGGACGGAGCAGCATGCCCCATCGGGCTGCCGACGGCGTCAGGCCCGGGACAGCCAGCGCAGCACGCCGCCGGCCGCGACGTGGCCGCTGGCGAAGCAGGCGGTCAGCAGGTAGCCCCCGGTCGGCGCCTCCCAGTCGAGCATCTCGCCCGCGGCGAAGGTTCCCGGCCGCGCGCGCAGCATCAGCTCCGCATCCAGCGCCTCCAGGCGCACGCCGCCGGCGCTGCTGATCGCCTCGGCGATGGGCCGGGGCGCGCGCAGGCGCAGCGGCAGCCGCTTGGCCGCGGCGGCCACGGCCTGCGGATCATGCAGGGCGTCGGCGCCGAGCACCTCGCGCAGCAGGCCCGCCTTGACGCCGTCCAGGCCGGCGGCGCGACGCAGGTGTTCGGACAGGCTGCGCTTGCCGCGCGGGCGCGCGAGTT
The sequence above is a segment of the Luteimonas sp. MC1750 genome. Coding sequences within it:
- a CDS encoding DUF6164 family protein; protein product: MAKLLLNMRMVPEDEADEVRGFLRAHAIAFHETRPSRWGISYGGIWVSEDADYPQARRLMDDYQAARQSRARAEHAQAVEDGSADTFADMFRREPLRVLAVLLGIVGLLLLVALPVVLLGRAGT
- a CDS encoding DksA/TraR family C4-type zinc finger protein, which encodes MATGWAGDGAVQDQIDATVKDAIERARSRLGTGPGRAACEECETPIPEARRKAVPGVRLCVACQEALDEEEAGHAGYNRRGSKDSQLR
- a CDS encoding transferase → MRRENRVAIKGQGPGWLQGVLARLRGGPAVDPTGLPLPPARLRRHRGYVSLQFVRGQTQSRMAAGDPDRLLVDYTRSMLAALLWQPRPARIGIVGLGGGSQVKFLHRHVAQARLEVVENHPGVIALRRDFGIPDDHARLEVVLDDGARFIAARPGRYEVLLVDGYDAAGIPPALSTPAFHAACRDALVPGGVMASNLHGDDPEPRIRRLRDAFGADRVLVVEEEKMSNRVAFAWTGAAPDGGDACIAAVDAALTGEARRELAVAIERIAQALRRRGAGPCAN
- a CDS encoding NAD(P)/FAD-dependent oxidoreductase gives rise to the protein MTISCDVLVIGAGAAGLMCAMTAGRRGRGVRVIERANRPGKKILMSGGGRCNFTNTGTTAANFISANPHFCKSALARYRPADFIDMVDRHGIAWHEKELGQLFCDESSKQIVRMLLDECGDAGVSIETGCDVHAVTREGDGFLVDTARGRVAAASLVVASGGLSIPSLGGSGFGYALAKQFGNAVLPTRAGLVPLVLTGSHAERLEGLSGVALEVEAVARGPCFRNAMLVTHRGLSGPAMLQVSSYWEPGQPLAIDLLPGLDALEFLRAQRAARPASELRTVLAERMPKRFAQRLCEHWLGDRPLRQFDEPMLARAAAALSAWPVVASGTEGYRTAEVTLGGVDTDGLSSTTMMSRSVPGLYFIGEVVDVTGWLGGYNFQWAWASGHAAGTVA
- a CDS encoding mechanosensitive ion channel domain-containing protein, with amino-acid sequence MRTRLSGPLAALLFTLALGVGAASAQDAAPPAGLPDAAGLRDAAGLPDAAGLPDAGDPLDTAEAVSGDLLESRRLAQRLQDTGLADVSVTVRDGVAELQGVVLAPEDRERAAQVAAQQPGIARVDNRVVLSTRFTDRVATASELALDKVTRLLAALPLLLVAIAVVALAWWFGKWLGRRLGARIARRNWQSENPFFASLVQQLVQWLVLLGGVLVALDLLGATALVGAVMGSAGVIGLALGFAFKDIAENYVAGVLLSIRRPFAPGELLRIDNAHEGKVAALTSRATVLVTHDGNRLTLPNALVFKSVVLNFSSNPKRRLEFTIPLDVEESIRHVQEIALDAIRAIDGVASDPGPSWTVDAYDAGGITLRFFAWVDQRQCDLGKVRSEAIHAVRTGLADAGVRTPRNIQYTTELVDGAAPAPHPHPHPHPREAAADMSVNRDLDAHLVAEQRAHASEDLLPEDEPVVEPSPR